A genomic stretch from Lepisosteus oculatus isolate fLepOcu1 chromosome 7, fLepOcu1.hap2, whole genome shotgun sequence includes:
- the washc4 gene encoding WASH complex subunit 4, which produces MAVETVSPDWEFDRFDDGSQKIHAEVQLKNYGKFLEEYTSQLQGIEDALDESIGDVWDFTLDPIMLQLLPYEQSSLLELIKTDNKVLNKVITVYAALCCEIKKLKHEAESRFYSGLLYYGEGASEASVVEGEAQIQMGRFISFLQELSCFVARCSEVVVNVVHQLASLYSSSKSATKIIESSGVHFQTVYEHLGELLVVLLTLDEIVEHHATLKEHWKMYKRLLKSVHHNPSKFAVQEDKLKPFEKLLLRLEGQLLDGMIFQACVEQRFDSHGEGVPVSKNSAFAEEFAHNIRTIFANVELKLGEPSEIDQRDKYAGVCGLFVLHFHIFRSVDKKLYKSLLDVCKKVPAVTLTANIIWFSDSFLLSKVPAAAKLLDKKSLQSTRAQKESFLPQKAQTLARDVQSYYVFVTSWMMKMESVLSKEQRTEKFAEDLNSRCNVFVQGILYAYSISTIIRTTMNLYMSMQKPMTRTSVKALCRLIELLKAIEQTFHRRSMVVADSVSHITQHLQHQALIALATAKKRVISDKKYSEQRLDVLSALVLAENVLNGPSTKERRLVVSLALSVGTQMKTFKDEELLPLQLVLKKLDLISELRERVKVQCDCSFLYWHRAVFPIYLDDVYDTAVDAARIHYMFSALRDCVPAMLHAKHLACAEQLLESYDHEIMDVLNEHLLDKLCKEIEKDLRLSVHTHLKLDDRNPFKVGMQDLAHFFSLKPIRFFNHFIDIKAHVTHYLDKTFYNLTTVALHDWATYSEMRNLATQRYGLVMTEAHLPSQTLEQGLDVLEIMRNIHVFVSRYLYNLNNQIFVERTSNNKHLNTINIRHIANSIRTHGTGIMNTTVNFTYQFLRKKFYIFSQFMYDEHIKSRLIKDIRFFRETKDQTDQKYPFERAEKFNRGIRKLGITPDGQSYLDQFRLLISQIGNAMGYVRMIRSGGLHCCSSAIRFVPDLEDIVNFEELVKEEGLSGETQKSARQLDSVLGDLTSNSAEGTEYFKMLVDVFAPEFRSTKNMHLRNFYMIVPPLAVNFAEHSISCKEKLNKKNKVGAAFTDDGFAMGVAYILKLLDQYQEFDSLHWFQAVREKYLKEMNAVVKEQHVQATSQDEKLMQTMNLTQKRLDVYLQEFELLYFSLSSARIFFRADKTAAEENLEKKDKDEGSKAANGDSSSANPAMK; this is translated from the exons ATGGCGGTGGAGACAGTCTCTCCGGATTGGGAGTTTGATCGTTTTGACGACGGGTCTCAGA AAATCCACGCGGAGGTGCAGCTGAAGAACTATGGCAAGTTCCTGGAGGAGTACACCTCCCAGCTCCAGGGAATCGAGGACGCCCTGGACGAGTCCATCGGAGACGTGTGGGACTTCACCCTGGATCCGATCATGCTGCAG CTTCTTCCCTATGAACAGTCCTCTCTGCTGGAGCTGATCAAAACAGACAATAAG GTCCTCAATAAAGTAATCACTGTGTAtgctgctctgtgctgtgaGATTAAGAAGCTGAAACATGAG GCGGAGAGCCGGTTTTACAGCGGGCTGCTGTACTACGGTGAAGGAG CTTCGGAGGCCAGTGTGGTGGAGGGGGAGGCTCAGATCCAGATGGGCAGGTTCATCTCCTTTCTGCAG GAGCTGTCCTGCTTCGTGGCGCGGTGCTCGGAGGTGGTGGTCAACGTGGTGCACCAGCTGGCCTCGCTCTACAGCAGCAGCAA gagCGCAACCAAAATCATCGAATCGTCTGGTGTCCATTTTCAG ACGGTGTACGAGCACCTGGGCGAGCTGCTGGTGGTGCTGCTGACCCTGGACGAGATCGTGGAGCACCACGCCACGCTCAAGGAGCACTGGAAGATGTACAAGAG gcTGCTGAAGTCCGTCCATCACAACCCCTCCAAGTTTGCCGTGCAGGAGGACAAGCTGAAGCCCTTCGAGAAGTTGCTGCTGAGGCTGGAGGGCCAGCTGCTGGACGGCATGATTTTCCAG GCCTGTGTGGAGCAGAGGTTCGATAGCCACGGGGAGGGGGTGCCAGTCTCCAAGAACAGCGCTTTTGCTGAGGAGTTCGCCCACAACATCCGCACGATTTTCGCCAATGTGGAGTTAAAGCTGG GTGAGCCGTCGGAGATCGACCAGCGGGACAAGTATGCGGGAGTCTGCGGGCTGTTCGTGCTGCACTTCCACATCTTCCGCTCTGTCGATAAGAAGCTTTATAAATCCCTGCTGGACGTCTGTAAAAAG GTGCCCGCAGTGACGCTCACTGCCAACATCATCTGGTTCTCCGACTCCTTCCTGCTGAGCAAGGTGCCGGCTGCCGCCAAGCTCCTGGACAAGAAGAGCCTGCAGAGCACCCGGGCCCAGAAGGAGAGCTTCCTGCCGCAGAAGGCACAGACGCTGGCCAG GGACGTGCAGTCTTACTACGTGTTTGTGACCTCGTGGATGATGAAGATGGAGTCCGTGTTGTCCAAGGAGCAGAGGACCGAGAAATTTGCCGAGGACTTGAACAGCAGGTGCAACGTCTTTGTCCAG GGCATTCTTTACGCCTACAGCATCAGCACCATCATCAGGACCACGATGAACCTGTACATGTCCATGCAGAAGCCCATGACCAGGACGTCGGTGAAGGCTCTGTGCAGACTTATAGAGCTGCTCAAG GCCATAGAGCAGACGTTTCACCGGCGCTCCATGGTGGTGGCCGACTCCGTGTCCCACATCACCCAGCACCTGCAGCACCAGGCGCTGATCGCCCTGGCCACGGCCAAG AAGAGAGTGATCTCGGACAAGAAGTACAGCGAGCAGCGACTGGATGTGCTGTCGGCGCTGGTCCTGGCGGAGAACGTGCTCAACGGCCCCAGCACCAAGGAGAGGAGGCTGGTGGTCTCGCTGGCCCTCAGCGTGGGCACGCAGATG AAGACTTTCAAAGACGAGGAGCTGCTCCCCCTGCAGCTGGTGCTGAAGAAGCTCGACCTGATCAGCGAGCTTAGAGAGAG GGTGAAGGTTCAGTGCGACTGCAGCTTCCTGTACTGGCACCGCGCCGTCTTCCCCATCTACCTGGACGACGTGTACGACACCGCCGTGGACGCAGCCCGAATACAT TACATGTTCAGCGCCCTCCGGGACTGTGTCCCTGCCATGCTGCACGCGAAACACCTGGCCTGCGCCGAGCAGCTGCTGGAGAGCTACGACCACGAGATCATGGACGTCCTCAACGAG CACCTGCTGGACAAGCTGTGTAAGGAGATCGAGAAGGACCTGCGCCTGTCGGTCCACACTCACCTCAAGCTGGACGACAGGAACCCCTTCAAGGTGGGGATGCAGGACCTGGCCCACTTCTTCTCTCTCAAGCCCATCCGCTTCTTCAACCACTTCATCGACATCAAAG cCCACGTGACCCACTACCTGGACAAGACTTTCTACAACCTGACCACAGTGGCGCTGCACGACTGGGCCACCTACAGCGAGATGAGGAATCTGGCCACCCAGCGCTATGGCCTTGTCATGACGGAGGCTCACCTCCCCAGCCAGACCCTGGAACAG GGGCTGGATGTGTTGGAGATCATGAGGAACATCCACGTCTTCGTCTCTCGCTACCTGTACAACCTCAACAACCAG ATCTTCGTTGAGAGGACAAGCAATAACAAGCACCTGAACACCATCAACATCCGGCACATTGCCAACTCTATCCGAACCCACGGCACAGGGATCATGAACACTACG GTGAACTTCACCTACCAGTTCCTGCGGAAGAAGTTCTACATCTTCAGCCAGTTCATGTACGATGAGCACATCAAGTCCAGGCTGATCAAGGACATTCGCTTCTTCAGAGAGACCAAGGACCAGACGGATCAGAAG TACCCCTTTGAGCGAGCGGAGAAGTTTAACCGGGGCATCAGGAAGCTGGGAATCACCCCGGATGGGCAGAGTTACCTGGACCAGTTCAGACTGCTGATCAGCCAGATAG GTAACGCCATGGGCTACGTGCGCATGATCCGCTCCGGAGggctgcactgctgcagcagtGCTATAAG GTTTGTCCCGGACCTGGAAGACATTGTGAACTTTGAGGAGCTGGTGAAGGAAGAGGGGCTGTCGGGGGAGACCCAGAAGTCCGCCAG GCAGCTGGACTCGGTGCTCGGAGACCTGACCAGCAATTCGGCCGAGGGGACGGAGTACTTCAAGATGCTGGTGGACGTCTTCGCGCCGGAGTTCCGCAGCACGAAGAACATGCACCTGCGGAACTTCTACATGATCGTGCCTCCGCTG GCGGTGAACTTTGCAGAACATTCCATCAGCTGCAAGGAGAAGCTGAACAAGAAGAACAAAGTGGGGGCGGCCTTCACAGACGACGGCTTCGCCATGG gTGTGGCCTACATCCTGAAGCTGCTGGATCAGTACCAGGAGTTCGACTCGCTGCACTGGTTCCAGGCGGTGCGCGAGAAGTACCTGAAGGAGATGAACGCTGTCGTCAAGGAGCAGCACGTCCAGGCCACCAGCCAAGACGAGAAGCTGATGCAGACCATGAACCTGACGCAGAAGCGGCTGGACGTGTACCTGCAG GAGTTCGAGCTGCTGTACTTCTCTCTGAGCAGTGCCAGGATTTTCTTCCGTGCCGACAAAACAGCTGCAGAGGAGAACCTGGAGAAGAAGGACAAAG aTGAAGGCTCCAAGGCAGCCAACGGCGACTCTTCGTCTGCTAACCCTGCCATGAAGTGA
- the samm50l gene encoding sorting and assembly machinery component 50 homolog B — MGTVHARSLDPLPMDGPDFGLQGDDAELVEVEPETKQEVLENKDVVVQRVHIDGLGRTKEDLLGYEIADVFGARNLIDVMKKSHEAREKLLRLGIFRQVEVVIDTSEGEDALPNGLDVTFEVTELRRLTGSYNTMVGNNEGSMVLGLKLPNLFGRAEKLTFQFSYGTKETSYGLSFFKPQPGQFERNFSLNLYKVTGQFPWSSLRETDRGISTEINFPIWRTNHSLKWEGVWRELGCLARTASFAVREESGHSLKSSLSHAMVIDTRNSAILPRRGAFLKINQELAGYTGGDASFLKEDFEIQLNKRLFWDSVLSASLWGGLLVPLGDQPSCIADRFYLGGPTSVRGFSMYSIGPQSEGDYLGGEAYWAGGVHLYTPLPFRPGRGGFGDLFRTHFFLNAGNLCNLNYGEGPRAHLQRLAECIRWSYGAGIVLRLGNIARLELNYCVPMGAQSGDRICDGVQFGAGIRFL, encoded by the exons GTCGTCGTGCAGCGTGTTCACATCGATGGCTTGGGGAGAACTAAAGAGGACCTCCTTGGATACGAGATCGCCGATGTCTTTGGTGCCAGGAACCTCATCGAT GTCATGAAGAAATCCCATGAGGCCCGGGAGAAGCTGCTGCGCTTGGGGATCTTCCGACAAGTGGAGGTTGTGATCGACACCTCTGAAG GAGAGGATGCCCTGCCCAATGGGTTAGACGTCACATTTGAAGTAACAGAGCTGAGAAGGCTCACTGGGAGCTACAACACTATGGTGGGCAACAATGAAGGCAGCATG gTACTTGGGCTTAAACTGCCCAACCTGTTTGGCCGAGCTGAAAAACTGACCTTCCAGTTCTCGTACGGCACCAAGGAGACCTCCTACGGGCTGTCGTTCTTCAAACCTCAGCCTGGGCAGTTCGAACGCAA CTTCTCTCTCAACCTGTACAAGGTGACGGGCCAGTTTCCCTGGAGCTCCCTCCGAGAGACCGACCGAGGCATCTCCACAGAGATCAAT TTCCCCATCTGGAGGACCAACCACAGCCTGAAGTGGGAGGGGGTGTGGAGAGAGCTGGGCTGCCTGGCTCGCACGGCCTCCTTCGCTGTCCGAGAGGAAAGTGGCCACTCGCTCAAGTCATCCCTCTCG CACGCCATGGTCATCGACACCAGGAACTCGGCCATCCTGCCCAGGAGAGGTGCCTTCCTGAAGATTAACCAG GAGCTGGCTGGCTACACGGGGGGAGACGCCAGCTTCCTGAAAGAAGATTTCGAGATCCAGCTGAACAAGCGTCTTTTCTGGGACTCG GTGCTGTCTGCCTCGCTGTGGGGCGGCCTGCTGGTGCCGCTGGGAGACCAGCCCTCCTGTATCGCCGACAG GTTTTATTTGGGTGGCCCGACCAGTGTGCGAGGGTTCAGCATGTACAGCATCGGACCGCAGAGTGAGG GTGACTACCTGGGGGGGGAGGCGTACTGGGCTGGGGGGGTTCACCTTTACACCCCTCTGCCCTTCCGCCCGGGACGTGGTGGCTTTGGGGACCTCTTCAGAACCCACTTCTTCCTCAACGCGGGGAACCTGTGCAACCTCAACTACG GCGAAGGGCCGCGCGCTCATCTGCAGAGGCTGGCCGAGTGCATCCGCTGGTCCTACGGCGCGGGGATAGTGCTGAGGCTGGGCAACATTGCCAGGCTGGAGCTGAACTACTGTGTGCCCATGGGAGCTCAGAGCGGAGACAG GATATGCGACGGAGTCCAGTTCGGTGCAGGAATCCGGTTCCTGTAA